Part of the Armatimonadota bacterium genome, ACGATACTCCTCATAGGGTTTCTCCGCGCTCGATTATTGAACGTTCCCCTTGAGCGCGATGAAGGTGAGTATGCTTATATGGGTCAGCTTTTGCTCCAAGGAATCCCTCCATATAAGCTTGCCTACAGCATGAAACTCCCAGGCATCTACGCTGTTTATGGTGTTATTATGGCAGTTTTTGGCCAAACAATAACTGCTATACACCTCGGTCTTTTGCTCGCCAACGTCATAATAATAGTTCTTTTATTTTTAATCACCAAGCGAATAGCTGACAATTGGGCTGGAATCACAGCGGCGATTGTATTTGCTGTTCTATCTATAAGCCCACTTAGCCACGGTTTGGCTGCAAATGCAGAGCATTTTGTGGTTCTCTTTGCACTTGGCGGCATCCTCTGCATGTTAAAGGCTATCGAATCGCAACGACTGCATAGTTTCTTTTTGAGCGGGCTACTTTTGGGCTTTTCAATGTTGGTTAAGCAGCATGGTGGATGCTTTGCTATTTTTGCAGGACTATTTATTCTTCTTACCGGGTTAAGAAAACAAACCACTTCCGTCCGAATTTTAGC contains:
- a CDS encoding glycosyltransferase family 39 protein — encoded protein: MRRMPTSKIARPKKSNFENYGLSPYKAWGVIVLTILLIGFLRARLLNVPLERDEGEYAYMGQLLLQGIPPYKLAYSMKLPGIYAVYGVIMAVFGQTITAIHLGLLLANVIIIVLLFLITKRIADNWAGITAAIVFAVLSISPLSHGLAANAEHFVVLFALGGILCMLKAIESQRLHSFFLSGLLLGFSMLVKQHGGCFAIFAGLFILLTGLRKQTTSVRILAQQAGLYICGLFLPYGLACLFLFAKGVFDNFWFWTVIYSKQYATRLPLSIGVKYYFSDAIENVFKPSFLIWILGIFGFAALFDPKIRRNHIFIIGFTLFSLISVFPGYFFRRHYFI